The Synchiropus splendidus isolate RoL2022-P1 chromosome 5, RoL_Sspl_1.0, whole genome shotgun sequence DNA window CACACGAGCCAACCCGTGAGCAGTGGCACAGTCGcaggagttatggcacaataccaGCAGTTTCTCATGCCTTTGGTCAAGTTGCAAATGCTTTAGTACAGCCAGGCGAATTATTGTACAATTCTGTGCTGTTTTCTACATTCACAGTTGCTTATGTCATGTAGATCGAAATGTATTAAAGTGCATGTCTGTTGATAGTCTCACCCCTCACAATGTTTTGGCATCATTTCATAGCATAAGTCCTTCTACCTGAATGTGAAAAATGCTGCCAGGTGAGTCTTGTATTCCTCTAATTTCTCCAATCTCTCTCATGAACGGAATGCTTTTCTGAAATAGGTCACAGGTGAATCTCATGAACCATCAACTGGCGAGTATATACACAACTAGAGGTCAGCACAATGTAATGATGTCTAACAATGGAAGGACAAGGAATTAGACGGTGTCAATAGTCAGGGAGAAGTAGAGTGAGGCTACATGGTGGAAGGGTTGGATGGCAAAATAAAGGAAGAGGGAGAAGACATATGTGCGTTCCTAATGAGATAAGAGCCACACTAGTCGTAGTATGTTCTAAACATGGGCTTACAATAGCCACGGCTGGTCGAAGAGTCCAGCCAAATATTGGGAGAACATCTGTGACCTCAATCATtcagccttgtcatcaacagaACATGTAGGTACTCAGACAATAGACACTGTACTGTAATACTGTATACTTTCTGTAATGCTTCATCCAATACTTCAGTGTTGCAATTGCAATTTACAATGTACGGTAAGTACTTTATACAGAGACAGTTTACTGTGGCTTACTCAATTTTGTGTTTTGCAGTACCATATTTTTTCCCACATAGAACTGCAAACACAACTTCACGGTGGTGGCAGAGGGCGCCTCTTCACACCTGAACAGGAGGAAGCTTTTGACCACATGATTGTAGAAAACAATGCCATAAGACTGAGGGAGGTCAACAGTGCCATTATTGGGGACAACATTGTTGAGAACATCCAAAAAGTCAGTGTAGATACAGTAATTTGGTGAAATCATATAATTGTTTCCATCTACATTTGACTGttctgtggtgtgtgtgaagTTCCCATTGTGACAGCAAATCAGAGCTTTGAATGTTAGCGGTGGGAATTTTGGTAGTTTGTCAACCTAGAGGTAGATCCCTACTGagaagtgtgcatgtgtgtgtgatccaTGCCGACGGAGTAAACAAATTTAAATGTCATCCTGGTGTGATTCTTTACTCGTCAACGAAACGTTAAGAGACTGACAGTTTTACAGTCAGCGTCTCAAAAATTGACAGAGTGGTGAAATTAAaccaaatgaatgaatatgaagCAGCTGTACACTGTtccctttgaaaaaaaataattgcagAGTGAAGGAGCTGCTACCAGTTTGTACAGGTAAGAAAAAAAGTGTGCAGTAACTGTAGTTCAAACCAACAGTAAACAGTACAACTTTATACATACAGGATGTCTTCATGGTCAATTAACAGTgcttagtcctggtcagggttgcagggagtgctggagcctatcctagtggtcattgggtgagaggcaggaatacaccctggacaggtcgccagtccatcgcggggcacacacacacacacacaccattcacacctAGGTGCAATTTTAGCGTGTCCAATTAGCTGGTGAGCATGTGTtatggaggaaactggagcacctggagaaaacccatgcgCACACAGGGAGtacatgcattatttatttgtatttttttcttcgaTACACAGTATATATAGCCCACCAGACCAGACAAGCACCAGAGGGTGCTCCGGTCCTGCGACGATTATAGTTTCACTTTCGTTTCCACGCCTTCTGGCGGACGGGGAGGCGGAACTCCGCGGCGTCCATTTTCAGATGGATCTTAACCGACATTTTCAATCTGCGACTTCATGCTACAAACACCTTTGCTTTCCGGTCGGTGGTTGACGTGACGATGAATCGCTTCGTTGTTTTGACAATTTGTGAGGTAATTGGCGCGAATGCAGGTAAATATTTCAGCTATTCCACATTGTTAAGGCACTTTTTCCCGTTACACGTTTCAGAACTGAACTTCCTTCTCGAGCCTCACACTTGCACTTGTTTGGTTTTCCATTTCCAACTGTTCTCCACCGGAGATAATTAGCGAAGTTGGAAAGATCGAGGGGATCGTTTGAGACAGTGATGGAGTTAGATATGACGTGACAAGTTCGGAATTTATTCAGGATTCTTTTGAGTTTAAAACAACGGAACAGTTATTCCAAATATTATTTTACTTGAGTTTTTATGTTTCACCAATAATGTTGACAAGTACAAGTCTACCTCGTAATTGACTCCATTTTAATTTTCTTGGTTTAGAAGGGGTGACCCGACACCATTTTATTGACAACCAAGTACAAGTAggattttgtaatagctctgtaaatTACAAGACTGACAGACAACAACACTCACGTGTCACTACACCAGTTAGTTTCTCAAGTTCATTTTAAGTACTTTCCAGACATGATAATTTTccgtttaaaatgttttttttaatacaaagcAACAAAACTGATCTTATTTTAACAATGACTTCTTAAATTGTATTGCTACAATATTTCCCACATGTAACTATTTTTAACATTgatattttaataaatgtattgtttttgtttgtttgtttttgtaactTCACTTTGAAGTATTCAATCATTAAATCCATCCCATGAATGAAAGATAATTGCTTGCCCTCGACCATGTGGATAATTTACTATGCACTTCCTGAGTAAAGTGCAGTCTTACTTCCAACATTTTAAGCAACATTTACACCTATTAGTGAGCAATTAAGCGCTGCAGTTATAATTATGAGCATGTATGTGGAGCACACTTTATTAATTGTGCTTTTATGGATCCACTTAATCAGTCAGGCAGTCCATTGTTCTGCAATGTTTACTTTAGAAGTGCAGCCATATTTCCTTTATTTAAGTCAAAGTCACCAATGGACTGCCTGACTTAATCAGTCAGGCAGTCCATTGTTCTGCAATGTTTACTTTAGAAGTGCAGCCATATTTCCTTTATTTAAGTCAAAGTCACCAATGGACTGCCTGACTCAGGCAGTCCATTGTTCTGCAATGTTTACTTTAGAAGTGCAGCCATATTTCCTTTATTTAAGTCAAAGTCACCTTTATAGTCATGAATACTGAATGCGGGACATCCAGTATAAATGAAACTGCAGTCCTCCCTGCTCACAGTTAAGAGTGAAGAAATAGAAAAAGATATGCATGCAAGTACTATAGAAAGAAAATAAGTAGAGGATGACGCAGAAGTGCAATACTGCAATGGCGATAGTGTTTTTTCTACAATTCTAGTTAGAGCTGACATGAACATGAATTAGGTGCCTGTCAGTGTTACAGAGCTATTGCAAAATGTGCACTTAAATATCATGTAAATATCTCTGGAATACCATGGAGAGGTCCTGTCACGGTGACATGAATATGGCgtctgtcagaaaaaaaatagcatttaaaaagtaaataaatattttttgaatAATATTGAAAATACTGTAGATATTTGTGACTCCAGTTGGTGTGTATCATCATGCGTAGGTCCTTGATTTGTTGTTGTTCGTCACAAAATCGTCACAAAATAATTACATCAATACAGATGCAAATATTcctggaaaatgaaaaattaaaaaatgtaacagCACAGCTCATTTCATTTGCATTATTTCATTAACATAAGTCTGTGCTTTAGAAGTTATTACAGAACGTCGACTCAAATTTTCCTCCAAACttttcttaatttatttttattatttaaaaaatgaatcagtGTAGGTGCATCATGGGGAGGTCCTCTACAAGTGATGTGAATTTTGTGACCATTTACTTTGTACTTCATATGCTGTTAAGACGCAGTCGATGTAGTAGTGACTAGTAAGAGGTAAGGTATATGTTCCAAAACGTTGACGTTGTTGACTTATTTAACACGCAAAGCTCAGGTCGGTCAATATAGTGCCATCTTCAAGCCGACGAGTTAGAAGTACCACAACAACCATTTTAAGTTCTTATTGCccttttttcagctttttttctgtttcctgaaCAGACACCACTGCTAGAGATTTTGATTTCAACCTTTCAACTTTCGCCTGGGCAGTCAGTTCATATGCTgacaaccaaaaataaataaaataaaagatatttCCTGAATCTTCATGCTACATGGAGTGCGGCACATTTTGGCAAGAGCGGGGAACCTCACTATGTTTAATAGCCCTGCAGTGGCTTGTCCTCCTGTTTAGATGGGTCTCTCCATGTCCACTTGATGGCTCCGCCCACTGGTGCtgctataaaaataaacatcatcaCTTTGGAATTTTGGAGTCATATCTGCAGTGAGACGCTgttttttgtggtttaaaatgGACTTTCTTCTCCTGTGCAGCGCTTCACTCCCTCACGTATGTTGCAACTGGATTATCTGGAGTTCCAAACGTACCTGAGTTCATAGAGGTTGGTTTGGTGGATGATGTTGTGATCTATCGCTACGACAGCGACAGCCAGACAACCGAACCCAAACAGGACTGGATGACCCGACTCAGTTCTGATGATATGGAATATCTAGAGAACAACACACCGAGGTGCAAGCAAAACCAGCAGCGCACGAAGTACCGACTTATCGATGTGAAAGAGCGATTCAACCACTCTGGAGGTTTGTTTTCACCCACACACTGACACATTACTCCCTATATCTGTGGGGACTTCTCAGCggcataatgctttcctcagtctctccccctaaacccaactatccaaaacaaaaggttaaccataaccaggactcttcaccaaattcatttataatgatccagttattttgacgtcttcatcctcaaattgaggaatTTGTCAACTAGGATGCCAAGATTTGGGGCTGTAGGAGTGATGTTTTTGGACAATGGACCGAGGCTGCTCTCAGGTAAGATCGCAGAGTTGGGTGAgggaaatattaatatttatcttTCCCTGGTGGCAGTCACAGGTGATGTTGTTGACTGTGGTGATTTTTCATTAAAGTACTTTAGTGTGCTTTTACTTTCATCAGTCTTTGAGGAGTTAAAACTTGCTCTGACTCAGTTTTATGTGTTTCTCATTGTGTGCTTTCTCACACGAAGACTCGTGTGGGCCAGTGCTTTCCCTTTGGTGTGTCAGAGGCTGTGACAGTTGAGTGTGGGCCAGTGCCATTGTTTCAGAGTGGTGTGGATGAAGGTGTTTACTTGTGAGAGTTGCCCCCTGGTGTCAGTAGTGTGTGTCAGAGCTCACTGTGACCTGCAGCTTCTGTCTCACTCAGGTGTCCACATTTATCAGTGGATATATGGCTGTGAGTTGGATGATAAGACTGGAGATTTCAGAAGTCATTATCATATCGCCTACGATGGAGAAGACTTCATAGCGTTGGACCTGGAGACTCTGACATGGATCGCTGCCAAACAACAGGCCGTCATCTTAAAACACTGGTGGGACAACTTTGAAGCTCTGAACGAATATAATGACCGCTACATGAACCAGTACTGTCGTAAGTGGCTGAAGAAGTTTCTCCACTATGGGAAGAGCTCCCTCCTGAGAACAGGTACGAGTCACATGACCTAACAGCAAGTGACCTCTTTATTTCCTGACAGTCCGACATCTGCCCGTGTGTAAGCCTCTCCCACTTCTCACCCAGTATCTACTGGCTCTGACCCTGTGACCCTGGatagtattttaaaaagaaGTGTTTGTAGCTTTATCATGAGGAGGGGACCCAAGAGGGAGTGGCAGACAGACAGCCACACAAGGAGTGGTATTATAGGACGATTTATAAGTTCACACGAGTAATACTATTGTACTTAACAGTTACTAACTGAAGTATTGTGAGATGATCATGATCCAGGACGTGAGATGAAACCCAAAATATGAAGCACTTATGTTGGGCAGAACATGCACATGGCAAAAGTCCACTAACTGAACAGGCTGTGAGGAGAGGTGGAGCAGAAGCTACCAGACTCATGTAACAAGCAACAACCAACCGTGTGTGTCTTCACCAGAGCTTCcatcagtgtctctcctccagaaGACTCCGTCCTCTCCCATCGTCTGCCACGCTACGGGCTTTTACCCTCCACAAGCCAAGTTGCTTTGGACCAAAGACGGAGAGGAGCTTCACCATGGTGTTACAATTGAAGAGGTCCTCCCCAACCCTGATGGAACCTACCAGATGATGGCTGAGCTGAAACTACCAGACCCGTCTGAAGACTGGGAGAGGTTCACCTGTGTGTTCCAGCTTGAAGGTGTAGAGGAAGCCTTGCTCACCAACCTGGACAAAGAGGCCATTTTAACCAACTGTGAGATTTAACTGTTTTATGACTGACTTTGCTGCATcaagagctttgtcttcaggTCACCTGACCCCCTTGATCCAGAACAGTAGGTTTGATTCTGTGTAGAACATCAGTGTTTAACCTGAGTGTTTAAAAACTCATTTGAGATGTTTTAACAAGTTAACTTATGGAGATGTTTGAAGATGTTGTTCTACAATACTGCTGTTCTGATGGTTCTGACTATGTCTGACCAGGGAAGCCGGACCAAACCATCCCCATCGCTGTCTCAGTGACTGCTCTTGTTCTGcttgtcgctgctgctgctgttattgGAGTGGTCTTGAGGAGAAGAGCAGGTGAGAAGAGAGGAGCAGACTTGAGTTGACTTTGATCAAATCATCCAGAAACAGAAGGTGACAAAGATCCAGAGACACAATGTTCCACCTCAAGCTTGAGGCTTCACACGTTGAACACAAAAACCAGTCTGGTTAAACTTGAAGGTCCATCACCGTTGTGACGTtcaaagttgttgttttctttttcaggcCAAAGTACAGAAACTGGTGAGTAAATCATGTTTCCTTTCGTCttctgacatcatcaacaagcatCATCTCAGACTTGACTCTCATGGTGTTGATGAGGATGTGAGCTGAGAGTGATTCTCATGTTGCAGACTCCAACACTACTGAGGAGGTTCTGAATCCACTGAAGCCACCGACTGAAGCTACTGCACACGGTGAGTCACTGAGGAACATTCTTAAAGAAACCGGAGAGGAAAAGCTCTTTGACTCTCCtcagagtgaagaagagagtgcaggcagggtggagtacctggaggagtgtttgagtgacagcagaCACACCAGGATTTAGGGCACAGAGTGAGCATCTTCTTCTCTCCTGAGACGTCTTTGTCATGGAGTCTGGTAGGAGGAGTCAAGGTCAGAGTGGAGTCAGCTGAAGAGGGACTATTATGGGATGTATGAGAATAAAGGGGAGGGTGGAGGTGCAGGAGAGGAGAACATGAAGGTGGTCcatgtgaaggaggaggaggttcaGGACACAGACTTGAGTTGATGTTGCGCCCCCTTGAGGAAGAAAAGGCTGAAAGGAGAGGAAGGACctgcaggaggtgagtgagGATGAGCAGAGGGAAGGTGGACCTGCTGTAGTGACCCTGACAGAGAGACGCTGGAGAAGTGGAggatcttcatcatcatgtgaTTCTGCCTCCACAAGTGGGTCTTTATGTTCAATCCCAGTGTTTCCTTGTTTCAGGCATCAGGTCTTCAGAGCCAGTGGATCTCCTGCATGAAGGTCCTGCATGAGGTGAGTGGTGACTTGATGTTGAGCAGCTGTTTGTTCTCAGAATGTTGGAGACACAAAGTTGCCTGAGTGAAGCAGTTCAAGAGTGTGACTTCCAGTAGAAACCTGGAGCTCATGTTTACAGTGGAAAGAATCAGTTGAATCAACTGAACTGACTCTGATGGACTTCACTAAACTCAACTAGGTTCTTGTGACTTTATGGCAGCGTCAGACTCTGTCGGACTTGAATCAACCTCGGTGCTTCTTGAACTTTAACTGACTCGACTCCAGTGGTACTCGCTACTGTGGTGTCATTAATCTGACGTCAGTAAAGTCAAACAAGCTCACTCATAATGATGTAATGAATTCTATTtgacttcatttaaaatgccCTGAAACACTTGCATCGAGTTTCACAGagattttacatgcattttggaGACTACTAGACTTCAGTACTTCAGTGTGACTGTTGGTTTCCACTTGACTCTGTTGGAGTGGAATCTCATGAGTCGCTCAGAGTTTTAACAGATTCTACTGGACCTTAACAGACTCAGTGATGTTACTGAACCAACATATTGATGCGGACTGACTGCAGCAGAGTCACAGATGATTCAGTGAGgatttctcttctctctcttcacttTCAGCATGAAGGAGTGTTGCAAGGAAAGAAGAGTGGAGCATTGTGTGGCTGCAGCTATTGACTATGCTCTAATCTTGAGCTTCCTGAGTGACACTTGTgttctatacacacacacacacaaacacacacctcagtGACCACATACTCAACATGTTAAACCACACTGCAACCGACagggagaaacaaacacacacctgcagaaaGAACaaagtatacagacactgttcTACACTGTTCTACAGGGTCTGTGCTCTATTCACTGATTTATTCAGAGAGTGCTTGGAACTTTATACCTCACCACATATTTTTACAGTCATCTGTGTAATAGCAACCCTACATTACACCCTCAACCTTCCATTACTTAAAGATTTGTAATAATTGAGGCGTAACTAGAAGGCAAACAGACACAGAGGGTAGATGCAGGTGTATTTACCAGTTGAGAAGCCGTTAACCAGCTCAGTAACATCTCACTGGCGCTGTAGTTTATATTTTCCTCAAGCTGCTTCACCTGgattgttaaaaacaaaaactgactaGTTTCTGTTCTGTGATTTGTGAAGGAAGAGGTCTAATATTTCCATCTCATGGTTTAGTCCTTTCACCTCCGTTCAACTTCGTGCCCATGAAAACAGCACCTGATGGAGTATTACACACAGTTCACCTGTGATCCCAAGAGTTTTACTTCAGTGTTATTTATCACAGTGCTCGGTGAACATGTCTGTAGTTCTCACAACTGACAAATCCTCATTTCATACATATATTGAATGTAACTCTTGGTGCCTAAAAGGTTAAATACATGTGACCATTTTGTCCAGAGGAATTTTGAAGCTTTTGAAGACTGAGTTACGAGTGTGTTGCGGTCACTATTTTTATGCAGCAGATATGCTTGAGCTGTTGTctttttaagaaaaacaaaacatactgAAGGCTTTTACATTGGTAGGTTTTTGCTGGTTCATTTTTGAATTTCACACAAATAGCATTTCAACATATTTATTGCATCTTGAATTGAAAAGAATCAAGATGtgatgtttgtattttgtttttaaagtcatgaataaaattctagttgaaaaaagttgaaaagaatGTGAACTGACATTTTGTCCATTATTTTCAAACACTTTGACATATGTTTCTAATAAATATAGATGCTAATGGCTGTACAATTAATTTTGTTCCTATTTTGAACTGGAGAGAACAGTTTagaaattattaaataattgttGTGAATGATGATGTAAGCTGAGGCAGAGAATCTTAAAGATTTGTTGCAACTTAACAATTCTTCACTTAGTGTAACGTTCAGCACAAGTGCAAGTTTAACCACACCGGATGCAGTCAGACAGAAGACTCTCTGCAGGAGTGAGTCTCTACCAGAACCATCTTGTGGCTCAAGTACCCGCACCATCTAATCCTGGCAATACAGTAATATT harbors:
- the LOC128759688 gene encoding major histocompatibility complex class I-related gene protein-like isoform X2 codes for the protein MPRFGAVGVMFLDNGPRLLSGVHIYQWIYGCELDDKTGDFRSHYHIAYDGEDFIALDLETLTWIAAKQQAVILKHWWDNFEALNEYNDRYMNQYCRKWLKKFLHYGKSSLLRTELPSVSLLQKTPSSPIVCHATGFYPPQAKLLWTKDGEELHHGVTIEEVLPNPDGTYQMMAELKLPDPSEDWERFTCVFQLEGVEEALLTNLDKEAILTNWKPDQTIPIAVSVTALVLLVAAAAVIGVVLRRRAGQSTETDSNTTEEVLNPLKPPTEATAHGIRSSEPVDLLHEGPA
- the LOC128759688 gene encoding major histocompatibility complex class I-related gene protein-like isoform X1, with protein sequence MNRFVVLTICEVIGANAALHSLTYVATGLSGVPNVPEFIEVGLVDDVVIYRYDSDSQTTEPKQDWMTRLSSDDMEYLENNTPRCKQNQQRTKYRLIDVKERFNHSGGVHIYQWIYGCELDDKTGDFRSHYHIAYDGEDFIALDLETLTWIAAKQQAVILKHWWDNFEALNEYNDRYMNQYCRKWLKKFLHYGKSSLLRTELPSVSLLQKTPSSPIVCHATGFYPPQAKLLWTKDGEELHHGVTIEEVLPNPDGTYQMMAELKLPDPSEDWERFTCVFQLEGVEEALLTNLDKEAILTNWKPDQTIPIAVSVTALVLLVAAAAVIGVVLRRRAGQSTETDSNTTEEVLNPLKPPTEATAHGIRSSEPVDLLHEGPA